A region of Methyloversatilis discipulorum DNA encodes the following proteins:
- a CDS encoding monovalent cation/H+ antiporter subunit A, which yields MQLPLIALVALPFIGSLIAALLPTNARNAESTLAGVIALVCAVQVALLFPEIAAGQVIRQEITWLPSLGLNFVLRMDGFAWMFSMLVLGIGALVVLYARYYMSPADPVPRFFAFLLAFMGAMSGVVLSGNLFQMVLFWELTSLFSFLLIGYWHHRKDARRGARMALTVTGAGGLCLLAGVVLLGHIAGSYDLDAVLAAGDTVRAHPLYRPMLVLVLLGAFTKSAQFPFQFWLPNAMAAPTPVSAYLHSATMVKAGVFLLARLWPVLAGTDEWFWLVTGAGLATLLVGGFAAIFQNDLKGLLAYSTISHLGLITTLLGLNSPLAAVAAVFHIINHATFKASLFMAVGVIDHETGTRDIRRLSGLARYMPITATLAMVAAAAMAGVPLLNGFISKEMFFSEAVFLAASPGIDRALPAVAVLAGMFSVAYSLRFTVDVFLGRDKCGALPRQPHEPPQWMRAPISVLVLACLVVGTLPQWSIQRILETAAQPVVGTLPAFDLAVWHGFNLPLWMSLLSLVGGIALFFLLRGPMRRGHLVKAPLIGRINGKRVFRSLLARLTLAGRHTRRLFGTRRLQMQLMLLVLVTLVAAAVPLRKLGSEALLAGGDRAMLEFSPMFALMWLVGAGAAIGAVWQAKYHRLTALALMSVSGLVTVITFAWFSAPDLALTQLSVEAVTTVLIMLGLRWLPKRLEDVGRNQSLLVRARARARRARDLAIALAAGGGLALLSWAIMTRSFPQSISPFFLERALPEGGGSNVVNVMLVDFRGFDTLGEITVLGVVALTVYALLRRFRPAPESAELPAQQQALPADLVTDLVDAQTAEDTARGYLMVPAVLVRLVLPLAAVIAVYLFMRGHNEPGGGFVAGLVLSTAFIVQYIVSGTQWVEAHMDLRPQRWIAFGLLTATATGLGSFALGYPFLTTHTAHLSLPLIGDIHVASALFYDIGVFLLVVGATLLILTALGHQSVRGRRVRDNEEDERKEGAL from the coding sequence ATGCAATTGCCGCTGATCGCCCTCGTCGCGCTGCCCTTCATCGGCAGCCTGATCGCGGCGCTGCTGCCGACGAATGCACGCAACGCCGAATCGACGCTGGCCGGCGTCATCGCTCTGGTCTGTGCGGTACAGGTGGCGCTGCTGTTTCCGGAGATCGCGGCCGGGCAGGTGATCCGTCAGGAAATCACCTGGCTGCCGTCGCTCGGCCTGAACTTCGTGCTGCGCATGGACGGCTTCGCCTGGATGTTCTCGATGCTGGTGCTGGGCATCGGCGCGCTGGTGGTGCTGTATGCGCGCTACTACATGTCGCCGGCCGACCCGGTGCCGCGCTTCTTTGCCTTCCTGCTCGCCTTCATGGGTGCGATGAGCGGCGTCGTGCTGTCCGGCAATCTGTTCCAGATGGTGCTGTTCTGGGAGCTGACCAGCCTGTTCTCCTTCCTGCTGATCGGCTACTGGCACCACCGCAAGGACGCGCGCCGCGGTGCGCGCATGGCGCTCACGGTGACCGGCGCCGGCGGCCTCTGTCTGCTGGCCGGCGTGGTGCTGCTCGGCCACATCGCCGGCAGCTACGACCTCGACGCGGTGCTGGCCGCTGGCGACACGGTGCGCGCTCATCCGCTGTACCGGCCGATGCTGGTGCTGGTGCTGCTCGGCGCCTTCACCAAGAGCGCGCAGTTCCCCTTCCAGTTCTGGCTGCCGAACGCGATGGCTGCGCCGACGCCGGTGTCGGCCTACCTGCATTCCGCCACCATGGTGAAGGCCGGCGTCTTCCTGCTGGCGCGGCTGTGGCCGGTGCTGGCCGGCACCGACGAGTGGTTCTGGCTGGTCACCGGCGCCGGTCTGGCGACGCTGCTGGTCGGCGGCTTTGCCGCCATCTTCCAGAACGACCTGAAGGGGCTGCTCGCCTATTCGACCATTTCCCATCTCGGCCTGATCACCACGCTGCTCGGTCTGAACAGCCCGCTGGCGGCGGTGGCGGCGGTGTTCCACATCATCAACCACGCCACCTTCAAGGCCTCGCTGTTCATGGCGGTGGGCGTCATCGACCACGAGACCGGTACGCGCGACATCCGCCGCCTGAGCGGTCTGGCGCGCTACATGCCGATCACCGCGACGCTGGCGATGGTGGCGGCGGCGGCGATGGCCGGCGTGCCGCTGCTCAACGGCTTCATCTCGAAGGAAATGTTCTTCAGCGAAGCGGTGTTCCTTGCCGCCTCGCCCGGTATCGATCGCGCGCTGCCGGCGGTCGCGGTGCTTGCCGGCATGTTCAGCGTCGCCTATTCGCTGCGCTTCACGGTGGACGTGTTCCTCGGCCGCGACAAATGCGGCGCGCTGCCGCGTCAGCCGCACGAGCCGCCGCAGTGGATGCGTGCGCCGATCTCGGTGCTGGTGCTGGCCTGTCTGGTGGTCGGCACGCTGCCGCAGTGGTCCATCCAGCGCATCCTCGAAACCGCGGCACAGCCCGTGGTCGGCACGTTGCCGGCCTTCGACCTCGCGGTGTGGCACGGCTTCAACCTGCCGCTGTGGATGAGCCTGCTGTCGCTAGTCGGCGGCATTGCGTTGTTCTTCTTGCTGCGCGGTCCGATGCGCCGCGGTCACCTCGTGAAGGCGCCGCTGATCGGCCGGATCAACGGCAAGCGCGTGTTCCGTTCTCTGCTGGCCCGGCTCACGCTGGCCGGCCGCCACACCCGGCGGCTGTTCGGTACGCGCCGCCTGCAGATGCAGCTGATGCTGCTGGTGCTGGTGACCTTGGTGGCTGCCGCCGTGCCGCTGCGCAAGCTCGGCAGCGAGGCGCTGCTGGCCGGCGGCGACCGCGCCATGCTCGAGTTCTCGCCGATGTTCGCGCTGATGTGGCTGGTTGGCGCGGGCGCGGCGATCGGCGCCGTATGGCAGGCGAAATACCACCGGCTGACCGCGCTGGCGCTGATGAGCGTGTCCGGGCTGGTCACCGTCATCACCTTCGCCTGGTTCTCGGCGCCCGATCTCGCGCTGACCCAGCTGTCGGTGGAGGCGGTCACCACCGTGCTCATCATGCTCGGGTTGCGCTGGCTGCCGAAGCGGCTGGAAGACGTCGGACGCAATCAGTCGCTGCTCGTCCGCGCGCGGGCGCGCGCGCGGCGCGCGCGCGACCTGGCGATCGCGCTGGCTGCCGGCGGCGGGCTGGCACTGCTTTCCTGGGCCATTATGACGCGCAGCTTCCCGCAGAGCATTTCGCCCTTCTTCCTCGAACGGGCGCTGCCCGAGGGCGGCGGCAGCAATGTGGTGAACGTGATGCTGGTCGATTTCCGCGGCTTCGACACGCTGGGCGAGATCACCGTGCTCGGCGTGGTGGCGCTGACCGTCTATGCGCTGCTGCGCCGCTTCCGTCCGGCGCCGGAAAGTGCGGAACTGCCGGCGCAGCAGCAGGCGCTGCCGGCCGATCTGGTGACCGATCTGGTCGATGCCCAGACGGCCGAAGACACCGCTCGCGGTTACCTGATGGTGCCGGCGGTGCTGGTGCGGCTGGTGCTGCCGCTGGCGGCGGTGATCGCGGTCTATCTGTTCATGCGCGGCCACAACGAACCGGGTGGCGGCTTCGTCGCCGGGCTGGTGCTGTCGACCGCCTTCATCGTGCAGTACATCGTGTCCGGCACGCAGTGGGTCGAAGCGCACATGGACCTGCGGCCGCAGCGCTGGATCGCCTTCGGCCTGCTGACGGCGACGGCCACCGGACTCGGGTCCTTCGCGCTGGGCTATCCCTTCCTGACCACGCACACCGCCCACCTCAGCCTGCCGCTGATCGGCGACATCCACGTCGCCAGCGCGCTGTTCTACGACATAGGCGTGTTCCTGCTGGTGGTCGGGGCGACGCTGCTGATACTGACCGCACTGGGCCACCAGTCGGTGCGTGGACGCCGTGTCCGCGACAACGAAGAAGACGAACGGAAGGAAGGAGCGCTCTGA
- a CDS encoding ABC transporter permease, producing MTSDLILAARMALRDFRAGELRVLGLALLLAVAALTSVSFFTDRVSRSVVSEANQLLGGDLRVAGDNPLPDAYVDEAQSRGLRAIRTWSFTSMASAADGAQLVGVKAVSDGYPLRGKLRIAPELNAPDADTRAIPEPGTVWLDERATSALRVRSGDTISVGQLKLRVAAVLTFESDRGASFFAIVPRLMLNAADLPASGLIQEGSRISYRLHVAGEDAAVRAYAAWLKPQLARGQRVENVEEAQPEVRGALDRAQKFLRLAAMLAVVFAAVAVGLAARRYMQRHLDGCAVMRCLGATQARLTRLFLIEFVLVGLLACALGCVVGYLTQFGVEALLAGLFATTLPQPGLTPVLYGFAVGMTLMLGFVWPQLLRLRRVSTLRVLRREWDDADVVSWGAYAFGLACLSALIVLMAGDLTLGAVVVGGFVAACGLYAAVAWGALALVARLRGGTAGGWRYGLASLTRRRVASTVQIAALGLGLTAVLLLVIVRGDLLDAWRNRLPADAPNRFVLNIQPDQLDAVRAQFADAGLAPPQLLPMSRARLVALNGRAVSPDDYEDARAKRLVEREFNLSWDEHVQVGNRIVAGNWDATKPAFSVEAGLANTLGIAPGDTLRFDIAGRQVEAVVGSLRELEWDSMNVNFFVVATPGVLEDFPASYITSFHLPATAVGFTNELVARFPNLTAVDVDAVVRQFRALMDQLSAAVSVVFGFALLAGVVVLLAAIESTHDERRFELAVLRTLGARDRQLRASLAAEFAILGALAGVLAAFGALVLTMLLARQAFQLPYLPSAGLPLAGVAFSVLAVLAAGMLGLRGALKAPALASLRAL from the coding sequence ATGACCTCCGATCTGATTCTGGCCGCACGCATGGCGCTGCGCGATTTCCGTGCCGGTGAGCTGCGCGTGCTCGGCCTGGCGCTGCTGCTTGCGGTGGCCGCACTGACCTCGGTGTCCTTCTTCACCGACCGCGTGTCGCGCTCGGTGGTCAGCGAGGCGAACCAGCTCCTCGGTGGCGACCTGCGGGTGGCCGGCGACAACCCGCTGCCCGACGCCTACGTCGACGAAGCGCAGTCGCGCGGACTGCGTGCGATCCGCACCTGGAGCTTCACCAGCATGGCGTCAGCCGCCGACGGCGCCCAGCTGGTCGGCGTCAAGGCGGTGTCCGACGGCTACCCGCTGCGCGGCAAGCTGCGCATCGCGCCCGAACTGAATGCGCCGGACGCCGACACGCGGGCGATACCCGAGCCCGGCACCGTGTGGCTGGACGAGCGCGCGACCAGCGCACTGCGCGTGCGCAGCGGCGATACGATCAGCGTCGGTCAGCTCAAGCTGCGTGTGGCCGCGGTGCTCACCTTCGAATCGGATCGCGGCGCCAGCTTCTTCGCCATCGTGCCGCGGCTGATGCTGAATGCGGCCGATCTGCCGGCCAGCGGGCTGATACAGGAAGGCAGCCGCATCAGCTACCGGCTGCACGTGGCCGGTGAGGACGCCGCGGTACGTGCCTACGCCGCCTGGCTGAAGCCGCAGCTGGCGCGCGGCCAGCGCGTCGAGAACGTCGAAGAGGCGCAGCCCGAGGTGCGCGGCGCGCTCGACCGCGCGCAGAAATTCCTGCGCCTGGCGGCCATGCTGGCCGTGGTGTTCGCCGCGGTGGCGGTCGGGCTGGCGGCGCGCCGCTACATGCAGCGCCATCTCGACGGCTGCGCCGTGATGCGCTGCCTCGGCGCCACGCAGGCGCGGCTTACGCGGCTCTTCCTGATCGAATTCGTGCTGGTTGGCCTGCTCGCCTGCGCGCTCGGCTGCGTCGTCGGCTACCTCACGCAGTTCGGCGTCGAGGCGCTGCTGGCCGGTCTGTTCGCGACCACCTTGCCGCAGCCGGGACTGACGCCGGTGCTGTACGGCTTTGCCGTCGGCATGACGCTGATGCTGGGTTTCGTGTGGCCGCAGCTGCTGCGCCTGCGCCGGGTGTCGACGCTGCGCGTGCTGCGACGCGAATGGGATGATGCCGACGTCGTGTCCTGGGGCGCCTACGCTTTCGGTCTGGCCTGCCTGTCGGCGCTGATCGTGCTGATGGCGGGCGACCTGACGCTGGGGGCGGTCGTGGTCGGCGGCTTCGTCGCTGCCTGCGGCCTGTACGCCGCGGTCGCCTGGGGCGCGCTGGCACTGGTGGCGCGGCTGCGCGGCGGCACCGCCGGCGGCTGGCGCTACGGTCTGGCCAGCCTGACCCGCCGGCGCGTTGCGTCAACGGTGCAGATCGCCGCCCTCGGCCTGGGTCTGACCGCGGTGCTGCTGCTGGTCATCGTGCGCGGCGACCTGCTCGACGCCTGGCGCAACCGGCTGCCGGCCGATGCGCCCAACCGCTTCGTGCTGAACATCCAGCCCGACCAGCTCGACGCGGTGCGCGCGCAGTTCGCCGACGCCGGACTGGCACCGCCGCAACTGCTGCCGATGTCGCGCGCCCGCCTGGTCGCCCTGAACGGCCGCGCGGTATCGCCCGACGATTACGAGGACGCGCGCGCCAAACGGCTGGTCGAGCGCGAGTTCAACCTGTCCTGGGACGAGCACGTGCAGGTCGGCAACCGCATCGTCGCCGGCAACTGGGACGCGACGAAGCCCGCCTTCTCGGTCGAGGCCGGCTTGGCGAACACGCTGGGCATCGCGCCCGGCGATACGTTGCGCTTCGACATCGCCGGCCGTCAGGTCGAGGCGGTGGTCGGCAGCCTGCGCGAGCTCGAATGGGATTCGATGAACGTCAATTTCTTCGTCGTTGCGACACCTGGCGTGCTCGAGGATTTTCCGGCCAGCTACATCACCTCCTTCCACCTGCCGGCAACGGCCGTGGGCTTCACCAACGAACTGGTGGCGCGCTTTCCCAACCTGACCGCGGTCGACGTCGATGCGGTGGTGCGCCAGTTCCGCGCGCTGATGGACCAGCTGTCGGCTGCGGTCAGCGTGGTGTTCGGATTCGCGCTGCTGGCCGGCGTGGTCGTGCTGCTGGCGGCCATCGAGTCGACGCACGACGAGCGCCGTTTCGAACTGGCGGTGCTGCGCACGCTCGGCGCACGCGACCGGCAACTGCGTGCCTCGCTGGCCGCGGAATTTGCGATACTCGGGGCTCTCGCTGGCGTGCTCGCCGCATTCGGTGCTCTCGTGCTGACCATGCTGCTGGCCCGCCAGGCCTTCCAGCTCCCGTATCTGCCCTCCGCCGGCCTGCCGCTGGCGGGCGTCGCCTTCAGCGTGCTGGCCGTGCTTGCCGCCGGCATGCTGGGCCTGCGTGGAGCGCTGAAGGCACCCGCGCTGGCCAGCCTGCGCGCGCTCTGA
- a CDS encoding uracil-DNA glycosylase: protein MSKNDLDSFVSAVAAGALIPDPATMFNPWGDHDPLHDTGPDAPRIRSDHLQRYLAARLGRARVLLIAEAPSYSGAKFSGMAMTSERDVLAAHAAGRGSDYFDGGFQRTSRVLPQLKNTDGMLERTASIVWAAMAGNGWAPTDFVLWNAVAYHPHETGRPLTNRAPSVSERRALRPLLEQFLALFPGVPRLAIGRICQHSLADMGIDALPARHPSYGGAPEFRAAVADLRARLTA from the coding sequence ATGTCGAAAAACGATCTCGACAGTTTTGTTTCCGCCGTCGCGGCCGGTGCATTGATTCCCGACCCCGCCACGATGTTCAACCCGTGGGGTGATCACGACCCGCTGCACGATACCGGGCCGGACGCGCCGCGCATCCGCTCCGACCACCTGCAGCGCTATCTGGCCGCCCGGCTCGGGCGTGCCCGCGTGCTGCTGATCGCCGAGGCGCCGAGCTACAGCGGCGCCAAGTTCTCCGGCATGGCGATGACCAGCGAGCGCGATGTGCTGGCAGCCCATGCCGCCGGCCGCGGCAGCGATTATTTCGACGGCGGCTTCCAGCGCACCAGCCGCGTGCTGCCGCAGCTGAAGAACACCGACGGCATGCTGGAGCGCACCGCCAGCATCGTCTGGGCCGCGATGGCCGGCAATGGCTGGGCACCGACCGATTTCGTGCTGTGGAACGCGGTCGCCTACCACCCGCACGAGACCGGTCGGCCGCTGACCAACCGTGCGCCCAGCGTGAGCGAACGGCGCGCGCTGCGGCCGCTGCTGGAACAGTTCCTCGCCCTCTTCCCCGGCGTGCCGCGACTGGCCATCGGCCGCATCTGTCAGCACAGCCTGGCCGACATGGGCATCGATGCGCTGCCAGCGCGGCATCCGAGCTACGGCGGCGCGCCGGAGTTCCGCGCCGCGGTGGCCGACCTGCGCGCGCGGCTTACTGCCTGA
- the queF gene encoding NADPH-dependent 7-cyano-7-deazaguanine reductase QueF (Catalyzes the NADPH-dependent reduction of 7-cyano-7-deazaguanine (preQ0) to 7-aminomethyl-7-deazaguanine (preQ1) in queuosine biosynthesis), translating to MTHPATGSGLGHATDYPDSYDAGLLFPMPREASRAALGIAAHALPFGGVDRWHAWEISWLNPQGKPEVAIGRFDIPADSSHMVESKSLKLYLNGYNNERMSSLEAVRALIETDLSAACQSGVTVQMYTPDGVPPVQTQMAGELIDGLDIVCDRYQPDAALLSASGDTVEETLRSDLLKSNCPVTLQPDWASLQLRYRGPKIDRAGLLRYIVSFRNHADFHEHCVERIYMDVMARCQPELLAVCACYTRRGGLDINPWRSNFESPPDSFVKLIRQ from the coding sequence ATGACACACCCGGCGACCGGATCCGGCCTCGGCCACGCGACCGACTACCCCGACAGCTACGACGCCGGCTTGCTGTTCCCGATGCCGCGCGAGGCGTCGCGGGCGGCGCTGGGCATCGCCGCGCATGCGCTGCCCTTCGGCGGCGTCGATCGCTGGCACGCCTGGGAGATTTCCTGGCTCAACCCGCAGGGCAAACCTGAAGTCGCCATCGGTCGCTTCGACATTCCGGCCGACAGCAGCCACATGGTCGAGTCGAAGTCGCTCAAGCTCTACCTGAACGGCTACAACAACGAACGCATGAGTTCGCTGGAGGCGGTGCGCGCGCTGATCGAAACCGATCTGTCGGCCGCCTGCCAGTCCGGCGTGACGGTGCAGATGTACACGCCGGACGGCGTGCCGCCGGTGCAGACGCAGATGGCGGGCGAACTGATAGACGGCCTGGACATCGTCTGCGACCGCTACCAGCCGGACGCCGCGCTGCTGTCCGCCAGCGGCGACACGGTCGAGGAAACGCTGCGCTCCGACCTGCTGAAGTCCAACTGCCCGGTCACGCTGCAGCCGGACTGGGCGTCGCTGCAACTGCGCTACCGCGGGCCGAAGATCGACCGCGCCGGGCTGTTGCGCTACATCGTGTCCTTCCGCAATCACGCCGATTTCCACGAGCACTGCGTCGAACGCATCTACATGGACGTGATGGCGCGCTGCCAGCCCGAACTGCTCGCCGTATGCGCCTGTTACACCCGTCGCGGCGGGTTGGACATCAACCCCTGGCGCAGCAATTTCGAGTCGCCGCCGGACAGTTTCGTCAAGCTGATCAGGCAGTAA
- a CDS encoding ankyrin repeat domain-containing protein: MKALRIALLGFILGLAGASGVSAAAYDDLINAANLGDAGKVASFIDRGLDVNSVDPRGETLLIIAARNGYTDLVKALLARRAKVEAVNAVGETALAVAAFNGHVAVVDQLLAAGANPVNTQGWSALHYAAMQGHTAVLKALIARGAPVDAPAPNGATALMLAAKANIESVQVLLAARADARIRGRDGETALDWAMKAGNTDAAALIRKAMGQ, from the coding sequence ATGAAGGCGCTGCGCATCGCACTGCTTGGCTTCATCCTCGGTCTGGCCGGCGCCAGTGGCGTGTCGGCCGCCGCGTACGACGACCTGATCAACGCCGCCAATCTCGGAGACGCCGGCAAGGTGGCCAGTTTCATCGACCGCGGCCTGGACGTGAATTCGGTCGATCCGCGCGGCGAAACGCTGCTCATCATCGCCGCCCGCAACGGCTACACCGATCTCGTGAAGGCCTTGCTGGCGCGCCGCGCCAAGGTCGAGGCCGTCAATGCGGTCGGCGAGACCGCGCTGGCGGTGGCCGCCTTCAACGGCCACGTGGCGGTGGTCGACCAGCTGCTGGCGGCCGGTGCCAATCCGGTCAATACCCAGGGCTGGTCGGCGCTGCACTACGCGGCGATGCAGGGCCACACGGCGGTACTGAAGGCGCTGATCGCGCGCGGTGCGCCGGTCGACGCGCCGGCGCCCAATGGCGCCACCGCATTGATGCTGGCCGCCAAGGCCAATATCGAATCGGTGCAGGTGTTGCTGGCCGCCCGTGCCGACGCGCGCATCCGCGGCCGCGACGGCGAGACCGCACTCGATTGGGCGATGAAGGCGGGCAATACCGACGCGGCCGCACTGATCCGCAAGGCGATGGGGCAGTGA
- a CDS encoding TatD family hydrolase has product MFIDSHCHIDFPDLAAREDEVLANMQAQQVSHALCVSVNIEQWPRVTGMAERHANVFASLGVHPDYEDVTEPDVAQLVDMSAHPRVVAIGETGLDYFRLTGDLEWQRKRFRTHIRAARECGKPLIIHTRSSAEDTLTIMREERAHEVGGVMHCFTETLEVAEAAIDMGFCISFSGIVTFKNAQQLRDVAKAIPLASMLIETDSPYLAPVPYRGKMNEPAYVPHVAAELAKVRGLTVEEVGRVTTDNFFRLFHDAARLAGREEVAA; this is encoded by the coding sequence ATGTTCATCGACTCACACTGCCACATCGATTTCCCCGACCTCGCCGCGCGCGAGGACGAAGTGCTCGCCAATATGCAAGCCCAGCAGGTCAGCCACGCGCTGTGCGTGTCGGTCAATATCGAACAGTGGCCGCGCGTCACCGGCATGGCCGAGCGGCACGCCAATGTGTTCGCCTCGCTCGGCGTGCATCCCGATTACGAGGACGTGACCGAGCCGGACGTGGCGCAGCTGGTCGACATGTCGGCCCACCCGCGCGTGGTGGCCATCGGCGAAACCGGGCTCGACTACTTCCGCCTGACCGGTGACCTCGAGTGGCAGCGCAAGCGCTTCCGCACGCACATCCGCGCCGCGCGCGAGTGCGGCAAGCCGCTCATCATCCACACCCGCTCGTCGGCCGAGGACACGCTGACCATCATGCGCGAGGAGCGTGCGCACGAGGTGGGCGGTGTCATGCACTGCTTCACCGAAACGCTGGAGGTGGCCGAGGCGGCGATCGACATGGGTTTCTGCATCTCCTTTTCCGGCATCGTCACCTTCAAGAATGCGCAGCAGTTGCGCGACGTGGCGAAAGCCATTCCGCTGGCGTCGATGCTGATCGAGACCGATTCGCCCTATCTGGCACCCGTGCCGTACCGCGGCAAGATGAACGAGCCGGCCTACGTGCCGCACGTCGCCGCCGAACTGGCCAAGGTGCGCGGCCTGACGGTGGAGGAGGTGGGGCGCGTCACCACCGACAACTTCTTCCGCCTGTTCCACGATGCCGCCCGACTGGCCGGCCGCGAGGAGGTCGCCGCATGA